Proteins from a single region of Urocitellus parryii isolate mUroPar1 chromosome 4, mUroPar1.hap1, whole genome shotgun sequence:
- the Tgfbr1 gene encoding TGF-beta receptor type-1 isoform X2 codes for MEAGAFAPRRQLLLLVLAAAATLLPRATALQCFCHLCTKDNFTCVTDGLCFVSVTETTDKVIHNSMCIAEIDLIPRDRPFVCAPSSKTGSVTTTYCCNQDHCNKIELPTTVKQSPGLGPVELAAVIAGPVCFVCISLMLMVYICHNRTVIHHRVPNEEDPSLDRPFISEGTTLKDLIYDMTTSGSGSGLPLLVQRTIARTIVLQESIGKGRFGEVWRGKWRGEEVAVKIFSSREERSWFREAEIYQTVMLRHENILGFIAADNKDNGTWTQLWLVSDYHEHGSLFDYLNRYTVTVEGMIKLALSTASGLAHLHMEIVGTQGKPAIAHRDLKSKNILVKKNGTCCIADLGLAVRHDSATDTIDIAPNHRVGTKRYMAPEVLDDSINMKHFESFKRADIYAMGLVFWEIARRCSIGGIHEDYQLPYYDLVPSDPSVEEMRKVVCEQKLRPNIPNRWQSCEALRVMAKIMRECWYANGAARLTALRIKKTLSQLSQQEGIKM; via the exons cACTACAGTGTTTCTGCCACCTCTGTACAAAAGATAATTTTACCTGTGTGACAGATGGGCTTTGCTTTGTCTCTGTCACGGAGACCACAGAcaaagttatacataatagtatgTGTATAGCTGAAATTGACCTAATTCCTCGAGATAGACCATTTGTATGTGCACCCTCTTCAAAAACTGGGTCTGTTACTACAACATATTGTTGCAATCAGGACCACTGCAATAAAATAGAGCTCCCAACTACTG TAAAGCAGTCTCCTGGCCTTGGTCCCGTCGAGCTGGCAGCTGTCATTGCTGGACCGGTCTGCTTCGTCTGCATCTCACTCATGTTGATGGTCTATATCTGCCATAACCGCACTGTCATTCACCATCGAGTGCCAAATGAAGAGGATCCTTCATTAGATCGCCCTTTTATTTCAGAGGGTACTACATTAAAAGATTTAATTTATGATATGACAACATCAGGGTCTGGATCAG gTTTACCATTGCTTGTTCAGAGAACAATTGCAAGAACTATTGTGTTACAAGAAAGTATTGGCAAAGGTCGATTTGGAGAAGTTTGGCGAGGAAAGTGGCGGGGAGAAGAAGTTGCCGTTAAGATATTCTCCTCCAGAGAAGAACGTTCATGGTTCCGCGAGGCAGAAATTTATCAAACTGTAATGTTGCGCCATGAAAACATCCTGGGATTTATAGCAGCAGACAATAAAG ACAATGGTACATGGACTCAGCTCTGGCTGGTGTCAGATTATCATGAGCATGGATCCCTTTTTGATTACTTGAACAGATATACAGTTACTGTGGAAGGAATGATCAAACTCGCTCTGTCCACAGCAAGCGGTCTTGCCCATCTTCACATGGAGATTGTTGGTACCCAAG GAAAACCAGCTATTGCTCATAGAGATTTGAAATCAAAGAATATCTTGGTGAAGAAGAATGGAACATGCTGTATTGCAGACTTAGGACTGGCAGTAAGACATGATTCAGCCACAGATACAATTGATATTGCTCCAAACCACAGAGTGGGAACAAAAAG GTACATGGCCCCTGAAGTTCTAGATGATTCcataaatatgaaacattttgaaTCCTTCAAACGTGCTGACATCTATGCAATGGGCTTAGTGTTCTGGGAAATTGCTCGACGATGTTCCATTGGTG GAATTCATGAAGATTACCAGCTGCCTTATTATGATCTTGTACCTTCTGATCCGTCAgttgaagaaatgagaaaagtagTTTGTGAACAGAAATTAAGGCCAAATATTCCAAACAGATGGCAGAGCTGTGAA gccTTGAGAGTGATGGCTAAAATCATGAGAGAATGTTGGTATGCCAATGGAGCAGCTAGGCTGACAGCCTTACGGATTAAGAAGACATTGTCACAACTCAGTCAACAGGAAGGCATCAAAATGTAA
- the Tgfbr1 gene encoding TGF-beta receptor type-1 isoform X1, translating into MEAGAFAPRRQLLLLVLAAAATLLPRATALQCFCHLCTKDNFTCVTDGLCFVSVTETTDKVIHNSMCIAEIDLIPRDRPFVCAPSSKTGSVTTTYCCNQDHCNKIELPTTGPFSVKQSPGLGPVELAAVIAGPVCFVCISLMLMVYICHNRTVIHHRVPNEEDPSLDRPFISEGTTLKDLIYDMTTSGSGSGLPLLVQRTIARTIVLQESIGKGRFGEVWRGKWRGEEVAVKIFSSREERSWFREAEIYQTVMLRHENILGFIAADNKDNGTWTQLWLVSDYHEHGSLFDYLNRYTVTVEGMIKLALSTASGLAHLHMEIVGTQGKPAIAHRDLKSKNILVKKNGTCCIADLGLAVRHDSATDTIDIAPNHRVGTKRYMAPEVLDDSINMKHFESFKRADIYAMGLVFWEIARRCSIGGIHEDYQLPYYDLVPSDPSVEEMRKVVCEQKLRPNIPNRWQSCEALRVMAKIMRECWYANGAARLTALRIKKTLSQLSQQEGIKM; encoded by the exons cACTACAGTGTTTCTGCCACCTCTGTACAAAAGATAATTTTACCTGTGTGACAGATGGGCTTTGCTTTGTCTCTGTCACGGAGACCACAGAcaaagttatacataatagtatgTGTATAGCTGAAATTGACCTAATTCCTCGAGATAGACCATTTGTATGTGCACCCTCTTCAAAAACTGGGTCTGTTACTACAACATATTGTTGCAATCAGGACCACTGCAATAAAATAGAGCTCCCAACTACTG GCCCTTTTTCAGTAAAGCAGTCTCCTGGCCTTGGTCCCGTCGAGCTGGCAGCTGTCATTGCTGGACCGGTCTGCTTCGTCTGCATCTCACTCATGTTGATGGTCTATATCTGCCATAACCGCACTGTCATTCACCATCGAGTGCCAAATGAAGAGGATCCTTCATTAGATCGCCCTTTTATTTCAGAGGGTACTACATTAAAAGATTTAATTTATGATATGACAACATCAGGGTCTGGATCAG gTTTACCATTGCTTGTTCAGAGAACAATTGCAAGAACTATTGTGTTACAAGAAAGTATTGGCAAAGGTCGATTTGGAGAAGTTTGGCGAGGAAAGTGGCGGGGAGAAGAAGTTGCCGTTAAGATATTCTCCTCCAGAGAAGAACGTTCATGGTTCCGCGAGGCAGAAATTTATCAAACTGTAATGTTGCGCCATGAAAACATCCTGGGATTTATAGCAGCAGACAATAAAG ACAATGGTACATGGACTCAGCTCTGGCTGGTGTCAGATTATCATGAGCATGGATCCCTTTTTGATTACTTGAACAGATATACAGTTACTGTGGAAGGAATGATCAAACTCGCTCTGTCCACAGCAAGCGGTCTTGCCCATCTTCACATGGAGATTGTTGGTACCCAAG GAAAACCAGCTATTGCTCATAGAGATTTGAAATCAAAGAATATCTTGGTGAAGAAGAATGGAACATGCTGTATTGCAGACTTAGGACTGGCAGTAAGACATGATTCAGCCACAGATACAATTGATATTGCTCCAAACCACAGAGTGGGAACAAAAAG GTACATGGCCCCTGAAGTTCTAGATGATTCcataaatatgaaacattttgaaTCCTTCAAACGTGCTGACATCTATGCAATGGGCTTAGTGTTCTGGGAAATTGCTCGACGATGTTCCATTGGTG GAATTCATGAAGATTACCAGCTGCCTTATTATGATCTTGTACCTTCTGATCCGTCAgttgaagaaatgagaaaagtagTTTGTGAACAGAAATTAAGGCCAAATATTCCAAACAGATGGCAGAGCTGTGAA gccTTGAGAGTGATGGCTAAAATCATGAGAGAATGTTGGTATGCCAATGGAGCAGCTAGGCTGACAGCCTTACGGATTAAGAAGACATTGTCACAACTCAGTCAACAGGAAGGCATCAAAATGTAA